Proteins encoded within one genomic window of Microbacterium sp. zg-B185:
- the pknB gene encoding Stk1 family PASTA domain-containing Ser/Thr kinase — MTAEPRVLSGRYRVDELIGRGGMATVYRGYDLTLGRQVAIKLLNRDLANDNAFRTRFRLEAQAASRMAHPTIVRVFDAGEDTEMGPDGTVRPVPYIVMELVHGALLKDIISAGPVPVPDAVRYVDGILEALEYSHRAGVVHRDIKPGNVMVTDAGQVKVMDFGIARAVSDSSSTVAETTAILGTAAYFSPEQAKGEPVDARADVYSAGVVLYELVTGRPPFRGESPVAVAYQHVSEAPLPPSEVNESVPRTLDAVILRALAKDPFQRYQDAAAFREALDATVGGKVPSKKAVGALTSELYGPNPRQAAETARSLRQLSTDTTMKRTQAGPPVAWIWASVAILAVLLISVLFWVLSIRPGTDVPSNARLVPDVAGMTYERASVEIGDEDLTAFRVDEPNSSVAVGNVIRTDPGAGASVSPGQEVRVYVSTGQATTTVPTLEGLGQDAAAAALADADLALGAVTPRNDPALGAGTIISADQPAGAKLPVGATVNVVAATGRVVINDVTGYTLEAATRELEGPESQLVVTAQEDPSCTAVDPPVVRTQSIAPGEAPIHSDVILTYCSGP; from the coding sequence GTGACAGCTGAGCCGCGCGTGCTTTCGGGGCGCTACCGAGTCGACGAGCTCATCGGTCGTGGCGGTATGGCCACCGTCTATCGCGGGTACGACCTGACCCTCGGTCGGCAGGTGGCCATCAAGCTGCTGAACCGGGACCTCGCCAACGACAATGCGTTCCGCACACGCTTCCGCCTGGAAGCTCAGGCTGCCTCGCGAATGGCGCATCCCACGATCGTGCGCGTCTTCGATGCCGGCGAAGACACCGAGATGGGCCCGGACGGCACGGTGCGGCCGGTGCCGTACATCGTCATGGAGCTGGTCCACGGCGCGCTCCTGAAGGACATCATCAGCGCCGGCCCGGTACCCGTGCCGGACGCCGTGCGCTATGTGGACGGCATCCTGGAGGCGCTGGAGTATTCGCACCGCGCCGGTGTGGTGCACCGCGACATCAAGCCCGGAAACGTCATGGTCACCGACGCCGGCCAGGTCAAGGTGATGGACTTCGGCATCGCCCGCGCGGTGTCGGACTCGTCCTCGACGGTCGCCGAGACCACGGCGATCCTGGGCACCGCCGCGTACTTCTCGCCCGAGCAGGCCAAGGGCGAGCCGGTCGACGCGCGGGCGGACGTGTACTCGGCCGGTGTGGTCCTGTACGAGCTGGTGACCGGCCGTCCCCCGTTCCGCGGCGAATCGCCGGTCGCGGTCGCCTACCAGCACGTCAGCGAGGCACCCCTGCCACCGTCCGAGGTGAATGAGTCGGTCCCGCGCACGCTGGATGCGGTGATCCTCCGTGCGCTCGCGAAGGATCCGTTCCAGCGCTACCAGGATGCCGCCGCGTTCCGCGAGGCCCTCGACGCGACGGTGGGCGGCAAGGTGCCGTCCAAGAAGGCGGTCGGCGCCCTGACCAGCGAGCTGTACGGCCCCAACCCGCGGCAGGCCGCCGAGACGGCGCGATCCCTCCGTCAGCTCAGCACCGACACCACCATGAAGCGGACCCAGGCGGGCCCGCCGGTGGCCTGGATCTGGGCGAGCGTGGCCATCCTTGCCGTGCTGCTGATCTCCGTGCTCTTCTGGGTCCTGTCCATCCGGCCCGGAACCGACGTGCCGTCCAACGCGCGACTGGTTCCCGATGTCGCCGGTATGACCTACGAGCGCGCGAGCGTGGAGATCGGCGACGAGGATCTGACCGCCTTCCGCGTGGACGAGCCGAACTCCAGCGTCGCGGTGGGAAATGTCATCCGCACCGACCCCGGCGCGGGCGCCTCGGTAAGCCCCGGCCAGGAGGTGCGTGTCTACGTGTCCACCGGGCAGGCGACCACGACCGTCCCGACTCTGGAGGGGCTCGGTCAGGATGCCGCGGCGGCCGCACTCGCCGACGCGGATCTCGCGCTGGGCGCGGTCACCCCGCGCAACGATCCGGCGCTGGGGGCCGGCACGATCATCTCGGCCGATCAGCCGGCGGGGGCCAAGCTCCCGGTCGGAGCGACGGTGAACGTCGTGGCGGCCACCGGACGCGTCGTGATCAACGACGTCACCGGATACACGCTCGAGGCGGCCACCCGCGAGCTCGAGGGGCCGGAATCCCAGCTCGTCGTCACCGCCCAGGAGGATCCCTCGTGCACGGCCGTGGACCCGCCGGTCGTCAGGACGCAGTCGATCGCACCGGGTGAGGCGCCGATCCACTCCGACGTGATCCTCACCTACTGCTCCGGACCCTGA
- a CDS encoding serine/threonine-protein kinase — protein sequence MRPTQGVTFGGRYELDSRIAIGGMGEVWEATDHVIGRTVAIKILKDEYMGDPGFLERFRAEARHAALVNHEGIASVFDYGEEAGSAFLVMELVPGEALSTILERDGSLSTDKTLDIVAQTSAALQAAHAAGLVHRDIKPGNLLITPDGRVKITDFGIARIADQVPLTATGQVMGTVQYLSPEQASGHPASPATDTYSLGIVAYECLAGRRPFTGESQVAIAMAQINEQPAPLPPTVAVPVQNLVMAMIAKKPEDRPASAAAVARAATALRRGDVAAAAAAVPAVATGASTGDDMTQLLTSAGQTGAATRLLPAPDAPEQTPEPKKRSPWTWPLIALIVLLLLVLGGTVWAFLANQQPEPAPTTTSATPTETPPTPTPTPTTSTIPVDTLGLEGLDCTEAATRARDAGVDAVDCVAGDPAPTANDVNKVYRVSPSGNIPPSQLLTLTYYVDQVALPAPAAPTMEGTVVAGEETQISWSGYTCPSGTGQVSAYNFTAVHGTFSSTGQSTAAFGPNDRNGRLLADNSPGQTIIVTYTVTCSGGSAGQRESGPSGEANAQIQPSAPDPTPTP from the coding sequence ATGAGACCGACGCAGGGAGTGACCTTCGGCGGCCGCTACGAGTTGGACTCGCGGATCGCGATCGGCGGCATGGGTGAGGTGTGGGAAGCGACGGACCACGTCATCGGACGTACCGTCGCCATCAAGATCCTCAAAGACGAGTACATGGGCGACCCGGGATTCCTGGAGCGGTTCCGCGCCGAGGCGCGTCACGCCGCTCTGGTGAACCACGAAGGCATCGCCAGCGTCTTCGACTACGGCGAGGAGGCCGGCAGTGCGTTCCTGGTGATGGAGCTCGTGCCCGGCGAGGCGCTGTCCACGATCCTCGAACGTGACGGATCGCTCTCGACCGACAAGACGCTCGACATCGTCGCGCAGACCTCCGCGGCGCTGCAGGCGGCGCATGCTGCCGGGCTCGTGCACCGAGACATCAAGCCGGGCAACCTGCTGATCACCCCGGACGGCCGCGTCAAGATCACCGACTTCGGCATCGCGCGCATCGCTGACCAGGTTCCGCTGACCGCGACCGGCCAGGTGATGGGCACCGTGCAGTACCTCTCACCCGAGCAGGCGTCCGGCCATCCCGCGTCGCCGGCCACCGACACCTACTCACTGGGCATCGTCGCGTACGAGTGCCTCGCCGGACGGCGGCCCTTCACCGGCGAGTCCCAGGTCGCCATCGCCATGGCCCAGATCAACGAGCAGCCGGCGCCGCTGCCGCCGACCGTGGCCGTGCCGGTGCAGAACCTGGTCATGGCCATGATCGCCAAGAAGCCCGAAGACCGCCCCGCGTCTGCGGCGGCGGTGGCCCGTGCGGCCACCGCACTGCGGCGGGGCGACGTGGCCGCCGCCGCAGCGGCGGTTCCGGCGGTCGCGACCGGTGCATCGACCGGCGACGACATGACCCAGCTGCTGACCTCGGCCGGGCAGACCGGCGCCGCGACGCGTCTGCTGCCGGCACCCGATGCCCCGGAGCAGACTCCGGAGCCCAAGAAGCGCAGCCCGTGGACCTGGCCGCTGATCGCCCTCATCGTGCTGCTGCTGCTGGTCCTGGGCGGCACGGTCTGGGCGTTCCTGGCCAATCAGCAGCCGGAACCGGCCCCCACGACGACTTCGGCGACTCCGACGGAAACCCCGCCGACGCCCACACCGACGCCGACCACGTCGACCATCCCGGTGGACACGCTCGGCCTGGAGGGGCTGGATTGCACCGAGGCGGCCACGCGGGCGCGCGATGCGGGCGTGGATGCCGTGGACTGCGTCGCGGGAGACCCGGCTCCGACCGCGAACGATGTCAACAAGGTCTACCGCGTGAGCCCATCGGGCAACATTCCGCCCTCGCAGCTGCTGACGCTGACGTACTACGTGGATCAGGTGGCTCTGCCCGCTCCGGCCGCGCCGACCATGGAGGGAACCGTGGTCGCCGGCGAGGAGACGCAGATCTCCTGGTCGGGATACACCTGTCCCTCCGGAACGGGCCAGGTCAGCGCGTACAACTTCACGGCCGTGCATGGGACGTTCTCGAGCACCGGTCAGTCCACGGCCGCGTTCGGTCCGAACGACCGCAACGGTCGGCTGCTGGCCGACAACAGCCCCGGTCAGACGATCATCGTGACCTATACCGTGACGTGCTCGGGCGGTTCGGCCGGGCAGCGCGAGAGCGGGCCCTCCGGCGAAGCGAACGCGCAGATCCAGCCGTCCGCACCGGATCCCACGCCGACCCCGTAA
- a CDS encoding class E sortase, whose protein sequence is MDEATNDDGRNTPTRRDRRRNPPSRRGLSIMGVLGELFITVGVIALLYVSWQLWIGDLIIGAQFKDEAKSLSEQWASQEPTEPPTSSAQPTAPNEPPVADPIEPTPVEAPILAEPAEGEIFGIMRIPRLGPDYFFNMAGGVDASVTLNPIGIGHYPGTSMPGATGNFAVAGHRGSHGAPFQDLPALRVNDAIVVETADGWYTYRFRNLEYVQPDQVEVLLPVPQVDDATATDKLITMTTCSPRYGFSERVIAYGVFESFTPRSAGPPASLTEGVTA, encoded by the coding sequence GTGGACGAGGCGACGAACGACGACGGGCGCAACACCCCGACGCGACGCGATCGGCGCAGGAATCCACCGTCGCGACGAGGCCTCTCGATCATGGGCGTCCTGGGCGAGCTCTTCATCACGGTCGGCGTGATCGCGCTGCTGTACGTGTCGTGGCAACTGTGGATCGGGGACCTCATCATCGGCGCCCAGTTCAAGGACGAGGCGAAGTCGCTGTCTGAGCAGTGGGCCTCACAGGAGCCGACCGAGCCGCCGACGAGCAGTGCGCAGCCCACCGCACCCAACGAGCCGCCCGTCGCCGACCCCATCGAGCCGACCCCCGTGGAGGCGCCGATCCTTGCCGAGCCGGCAGAGGGCGAGATCTTCGGCATCATGCGGATCCCGCGGTTGGGCCCGGATTACTTCTTCAACATGGCCGGCGGGGTGGACGCATCGGTCACGCTCAACCCCATCGGCATCGGGCACTACCCGGGCACGTCCATGCCCGGGGCGACGGGCAACTTCGCCGTCGCCGGCCACCGCGGCAGCCATGGAGCTCCCTTCCAGGACCTGCCCGCGCTTCGGGTGAACGATGCGATCGTGGTGGAGACCGCCGACGGCTGGTACACCTACCGGTTCCGCAACCTCGAATACGTCCAGCCCGACCAGGTCGAGGTGCTGCTGCCGGTGCCACAGGTCGACGATGCGACGGCGACCGACAAGCTCATCACGATGACCACATGCAGTCCGCGCTACGGATTCTCCGAACGCGTGATCGCGTACGGCGTGTTCGAGTCGTTCACCCCACGCTCGGCCGGGCCACCGGCATCCCTCACCGAAGGAGTGACCGCCTGA
- a CDS encoding penicillin-binding transpeptidase domain-containing protein translates to MTKELRRLSILMLLMFLALFASTSVIQVVQAETLAENDRNTRSLYDSYEVQRGSIIASGAAIASSVPSDDVFSWQRVYADAPMWAPVTGYINPALGAATGLEQAMNQELSGTAGSQFLDRVERIFTGQPPRGSNVLVTLDADIQRAAYDALGTLEGAVVAIEPSTGKVLAMVTSPSFDTNLLASHNTNEVNAVYDQLETDPAHPLFNRAIGGDLNPPGSTFKLVVASAALASGEWTAQSALPNPASYQLPQSSSVVFNASGGTCGPGETVTLADALRLSCNIPFAELAVQLGDTAIREEADKYGFNAGLSIPLKATPSSYPRGLDDPQTALTGFGQGQVTATPLQMAMVSAGIANKGLVMNPRMVDQVIGADLSVQQSFQDTEFGRALDSALAADLAAMMVANVSDGAASGARMDGVDVGGKTGTAENGSGQPYTLWFTGFAPADNPQVAVAVVIEDGGGEGQSGSGNTIAAPVAKKVMEAVLGR, encoded by the coding sequence ATGACGAAAGAGCTCAGGCGTCTGAGCATCCTGATGCTCCTGATGTTCCTCGCCCTGTTCGCCTCGACCAGCGTGATCCAGGTCGTCCAGGCCGAGACGCTGGCCGAAAACGACCGCAATACCCGATCGCTCTACGACTCGTACGAGGTGCAGCGCGGCTCGATCATCGCCAGCGGTGCCGCGATCGCGTCCTCGGTGCCCTCGGACGACGTGTTCAGCTGGCAGCGGGTCTACGCCGACGCGCCCATGTGGGCACCGGTGACCGGCTACATCAATCCCGCCCTGGGCGCGGCGACCGGCCTGGAGCAGGCGATGAACCAGGAGCTGAGCGGCACCGCCGGATCCCAGTTCCTCGACCGCGTCGAGCGCATCTTCACCGGGCAGCCGCCGCGGGGCTCCAACGTCTTGGTCACCCTGGATGCCGACATCCAGCGGGCTGCGTATGACGCCCTGGGCACCCTGGAGGGCGCGGTCGTGGCGATCGAGCCGTCCACCGGCAAGGTGCTGGCGATGGTCACCAGCCCCAGCTTCGACACCAATCTGCTGGCCTCGCACAACACGAACGAGGTCAACGCCGTCTACGACCAGCTGGAGACGGACCCCGCGCACCCGCTGTTCAACCGCGCGATCGGCGGAGACCTGAACCCGCCGGGGTCGACCTTCAAGCTGGTCGTCGCCTCCGCCGCTCTCGCCTCCGGTGAGTGGACTGCGCAGTCTGCGCTGCCCAATCCCGCCTCCTACCAGCTACCGCAGTCCAGCAGCGTGGTCTTCAACGCCAGCGGCGGCACGTGCGGACCCGGCGAGACGGTGACGCTCGCCGATGCGCTGCGCCTCAGCTGCAACATCCCGTTCGCGGAGCTGGCGGTGCAGCTCGGCGACACCGCGATCCGCGAGGAGGCGGACAAGTACGGCTTCAACGCGGGGCTGTCCATTCCGCTGAAGGCGACACCCTCCAGCTATCCGCGGGGGCTGGATGATCCGCAGACGGCGCTCACCGGATTCGGCCAGGGACAGGTCACGGCGACTCCGCTTCAGATGGCGATGGTCTCGGCGGGCATCGCGAACAAAGGACTGGTCATGAACCCACGCATGGTCGACCAGGTCATCGGCGCCGATCTCTCGGTGCAGCAGAGCTTCCAGGACACCGAATTCGGACGAGCGCTGGATTCCGCGCTCGCCGCGGATCTCGCGGCGATGATGGTCGCCAATGTCAGTGACGGTGCTGCGTCGGGTGCAAGAATGGACGGGGTCGATGTGGGCGGCAAGACAGGCACCGCGGAGAACGGATCAGGTCAGCCGTACACACTGTGGTTCACCGGGTTCGCTCCCGCGGACAACCCGCAGGTGGCCGTTGCCGTCGTGATCGAAGACGGCGGCGGCGAGGGTCAGTCGGGCAGCGGCAATACGATCGCAGCACCGGTCGCGAAGAAGGTCATGGAGGCGGTGCTGGGACGATGA
- a CDS encoding gamma-glutamyl-gamma-aminobutyrate hydrolase family protein (Members of this family of hydrolases with an active site Cys residue belong to MEROPS family C26.) — protein sequence MSAPILVVDNHDSFVHTLVGYLHELGADTDLVEADAIATDAAASVIADYRGVLVSPGPGTPARAGASIAVVRAAATARIPLLGVCLGHQAIAEAYGATVAHAPELMHGMVSLVEHDDDPLYAGLPSPFTATRYHSLAIVPGTLPAELVVTSQTDSGVIMGIAHRTAPIQGVQFHPEAVLTEGGHRLLGNWLESVGFADASARGAALHPRR from the coding sequence GTGAGCGCGCCGATCCTCGTCGTGGACAATCACGACAGCTTCGTCCACACGCTCGTCGGGTACCTCCACGAGCTCGGTGCGGACACGGACCTCGTCGAGGCGGATGCGATCGCGACGGATGCCGCGGCATCCGTCATCGCGGACTACCGGGGCGTGCTCGTCTCACCCGGTCCCGGCACTCCGGCGCGCGCGGGAGCGTCGATCGCAGTGGTGCGAGCCGCCGCGACCGCCCGGATCCCGCTGCTGGGCGTCTGCCTCGGCCATCAGGCCATCGCCGAGGCGTACGGTGCGACGGTGGCTCATGCCCCCGAACTCATGCACGGAATGGTCTCCCTGGTGGAGCACGACGACGATCCCCTCTACGCGGGGCTGCCCAGTCCGTTCACGGCGACCCGGTATCACTCGCTCGCGATCGTCCCTGGCACGCTGCCGGCGGAGCTGGTCGTCACGAGTCAGACCGACAGCGGCGTCATCATGGGCATCGCGCATCGGACGGCGCCGATCCAGGGCGTCCAGTTCCACCCGGAGGCCGTGCTCACCGAGGGCGGCCACCGCCTGCTGGGCAACTGGCTCGAATCCGTCGGCTTCGCCGACGCGTCCGCCCGCGGCGCCGCGCTGCATCCGCGGCGCTGA